One stretch of bacterium DNA includes these proteins:
- the cobT gene encoding nicotinate-nucleotide--dimethylbenzimidazole phosphoribosyltransferase, which translates to MDKIKQVISRIKPLDSKLMDEAQRRLDSLTKPRGSLGRLEEFAKQIVGITGSLKPEFGNKVIFTMAGDHGVVEEGVSAFPQEVTPQMVYNFLREGAGINVLARHVGAKVIVIDMGVAAEIRNPKSEIRNFMDKKVGFGTKNMTKGTAMTREEAVKSIENGIEVFMERKKHGIDILGTGDMGIGNTTPSSAVIAAFSGIEVEKVTGRGTGISDEAFENKVRVIKKALDINKPNPEDPIDVLAKVGGFEIGGLCGCVLGAAASNTPVVIDGLISTAGALIAYELCPQVKDYIFAAHKSVEAGHQYMLSRMNLNPILDLNMRLGEGTGAALGISVIEAGIKILNEMATFEDAGVSEEVK; encoded by the coding sequence ATGGACAAAATCAAACAGGTAATTAGTAGAATTAAGCCATTAGATTCAAAGCTTATGGATGAAGCACAGAGAAGGCTTGATAGTCTTACCAAGCCAAGAGGGAGTCTGGGCAGATTAGAGGAGTTTGCAAAACAGATTGTAGGAATCACAGGAAGTCTCAAACCTGAATTCGGGAATAAGGTGATTTTTACAATGGCTGGAGATCATGGAGTCGTGGAGGAAGGGGTTAGCGCGTTCCCTCAGGAAGTTACGCCTCAAATGGTCTATAATTTTTTAAGAGAAGGAGCAGGTATTAATGTTCTGGCAAGACATGTTGGAGCAAAGGTAATTGTCATTGATATGGGAGTGGCTGCCGAAATCCGAAATCCGAAATCCGAAATCCGAAATTTCATGGATAAAAAGGTGGGGTTTGGCACTAAGAATATGACAAAAGGTACTGCAATGACAAGAGAGGAAGCAGTAAAATCTATAGAGAATGGGATAGAAGTATTTATGGAAAGGAAAAAACACGGGATTGACATATTGGGAACAGGGGATATGGGAATAGGAAATACTACACCAAGCAGCGCAGTGATTGCAGCCTTTTCAGGGATTGAAGTTGAGAAAGTCACGGGCCGCGGAACAGGAATTTCAGATGAAGCATTTGAGAATAAAGTTAGAGTTATAAAAAAGGCACTGGATATTAATAAGCCGAATCCTGAAGATCCTATTGATGTATTAGCAAAGGTTGGCGGATTTGAAATTGGTGGATTATGCGGCTGTGTGCTCGGGGCAGCGGCATCAAATACTCCTGTTGTAATTGATGGACTAATATCTACAGCGGGCGCTCTTATTGCATACGAACTATGCCCTCAGGTAAAGGATTATATTTTTGCAGCGCACAAATCTGTGGAAGCAGGACATCAGTACATGCTCAGTAGAATGAATCTTAATCCAATTTTGGATTTGAACATGAGACTGGGCGAAGGCACAGGAGCAGCACTTGGAATCAGTGTAATAGAAGCTGGAATAAAGATATTGAATGAGATGGCAACTTTTGAAGATGCAGGGGTTTCGGAGGAAGTAAAATGA
- a CDS encoding GHMP kinase, producing the protein MKTVVKVPGSCGELWQGVLDGTHLLITCPVNVYSYVEINIYESNSRIKAPDDKYKSCEAMRKVLDYFGMHKCGGQIYINSEIPQEKGMSSSTSDIIGTCIATAKALGRDITPLEIARIAVSIEPTDGLMFEDIVVFDHVGGSIVEYIGPPPEMDILIIDLGGRVNTLEFNSRRNEILKKFNNALELREAYELVKDGIRKKDIHMLGKGATMSAEFNQKILYKRELMDLMKIADELGACGINTAHSGTVVGILFFPGQVDMQTVVCKIEKRFKAKFTFYITKLVNGGGELVETSARRQLIPN; encoded by the coding sequence ATGAAGACAGTAGTAAAAGTTCCTGGTTCATGTGGAGAATTGTGGCAGGGTGTGCTTGACGGGACGCATCTTCTTATAACATGCCCTGTAAATGTCTATTCATATGTTGAGATCAATATATATGAATCAAATTCCAGAATAAAGGCTCCGGACGATAAGTATAAATCCTGCGAGGCTATGAGAAAGGTTCTGGATTATTTTGGTATGCATAAATGTGGTGGGCAAATATATATCAATTCTGAAATTCCACAGGAAAAGGGAATGAGCAGCAGTACCTCAGATATAATTGGAACCTGCATTGCTACAGCGAAGGCTTTAGGCAGAGATATAACCCCTTTGGAAATTGCCAGAATAGCAGTTTCTATTGAGCCAACAGATGGTTTGATGTTTGAAGATATAGTTGTTTTTGATCATGTAGGCGGTTCTATAGTGGAATATATTGGCCCTCCTCCTGAAATGGATATATTAATTATTGATTTAGGCGGAAGAGTCAATACTCTTGAGTTTAATTCCAGACGTAATGAAATATTGAAGAAATTCAATAATGCTTTAGAGTTAAGAGAGGCTTATGAGCTTGTTAAAGACGGAATCAGAAAAAAAGACATACATATGCTTGGAAAAGGCGCAACAATGAGTGCTGAATTCAATCAGAAAATTCTGTATAAAAGAGAGCTTATGGATCTTATGAAAATTGCAGATGAATTAGGAGCTTGCGGAATTAATACTGCCCATAGTGGAACAGTTGTTGGTATTTTGTTTTTCCCAGGTCAGGTTGATATGCAGACAGTTGTTTGCAAAATAGAAAAAAGATTTAAGGCAAAGTTCACCTTTTATATTACTAAACTTGTAAATGGGGGAGGAGAACTAGTTGAAACCTCAGCACGGCGGCAACTTATACCGAATTAG
- a CDS encoding prepilin-type N-terminal cleavage/methylation domain-containing protein, whose amino-acid sequence MVTRKNKKGFTLLELLVVIAIIAMLSSILLPALSKAREKGRQTVCISNLKEIFLAIEMYKNDNDGYYPLCSDCTNYVGGLSKGDPYPNGPQIFWTGAQYTAEGELDFTGSPIYSYLKMGEIKTCPNFKQFSKTAYQPASGGYGYNKQFVGGNLGSSQWFYKQHKDSDIKNPSETVILSDTAGIRSGAIVENYDLGAPYYKTIGGVSWNQLSPSMHFRHNGLANVVWCDGHITSERMSYSRTMYGRDYESVNIGWIGEDSTDPAVANKLYGHHEPD is encoded by the coding sequence ATGGTAACAAGAAAGAACAAAAAAGGGTTTACACTTTTAGAGCTTTTGGTTGTGATAGCAATAATAGCCATGCTCTCATCAATCCTTCTTCCTGCGCTTTCAAAGGCAAGGGAAAAAGGAAGGCAGACAGTATGTATCTCTAACTTGAAAGAGATTTTTCTGGCAATAGAGATGTACAAAAATGATAATGACGGATATTATCCGCTCTGTTCTGATTGTACTAACTATGTCGGCGGTTTGAGTAAGGGAGATCCCTATCCAAACGGACCACAAATATTCTGGACAGGAGCACAGTACACAGCAGAAGGAGAGCTTGATTTTACAGGTAGTCCTATCTATTCCTATCTAAAAATGGGTGAAATTAAAACATGCCCCAATTTTAAACAGTTTAGTAAAACAGCATATCAACCTGCAAGTGGAGGTTACGGATACAATAAACAGTTTGTTGGAGGTAATCTAGGAAGTAGTCAGTGGTTCTACAAACAACATAAAGATTCGGACATAAAGAATCCTTCCGAAACTGTTATTTTATCTGATACTGCAGGAATTAGAAGCGGAGCGATTGTGGAAAATTATGATTTGGGCGCCCCATATTACAAAACTATAGGTGGTGTTAGTTGGAATCAACTTTCTCCATCTATGCATTTCAGGCATAACGGCTTGGCAAATGTTGTATGGTGTGATGGGCATATCACCAGCGAGAGGATGTCCTATTCGCGAACTATGTATGGCAGGGATTATGAATCAGTTAATATAGGCTGGATTGGGGAGGATAGCACTGACCCAGCAGTTGCAAATAAACTCTATGGACATCATGAACCGGATTAA
- a CDS encoding 2-hydroxyacyl-CoA dehydratase family protein translates to MNRETYSRKDMEERLLRKVKKDIQCEHDIELMSLRERDDFSSEFEYFLEILSLGIYPQKFKERFNKPLAGLYCVQVPLELFDALGFHPFRLCSGSLAIQRLSSGRVPSLTCPIIKSCLSSFYLDESMEKLCDLIVIPTTCDWNAKLPEIIGDKANSIHIMELPHIKESERGRERWIQEVYELKKVLEVHAGRRLNRRQLSSSIKKYMSAWQVLGQLIELRRRGAISGTWSIIIANAFMLDNVESWTEKVKQVLKNYNVPKKKNNPDVFLTGSPVFFPNLKISELIEEAGMFIAGDELCTSERNLTGATICDDYSEHGILKTLAERYQLSCSCPSFADNYRRAKNILDTMRIHNIKGVIYHILKGCHPYDIESFYFEKMIKENGYHFIKIETDYSHEDRQNILIRLEAFRETLC, encoded by the coding sequence ATGAATCGGGAAACTTATTCCAGAAAAGATATGGAAGAGCGGTTACTGCGAAAGGTAAAGAAAGACATTCAGTGTGAGCACGATATTGAACTTATGTCTCTCAGGGAAAGGGATGATTTCTCTTCGGAGTTTGAATATTTTCTTGAGATACTTTCCCTGGGTATTTATCCACAAAAATTTAAGGAGAGATTTAATAAGCCTCTTGCTGGTCTTTACTGCGTACAGGTTCCTCTGGAACTCTTTGACGCATTGGGGTTTCATCCATTCAGGCTGTGCAGCGGATCGTTGGCTATTCAAAGGCTTTCTTCAGGCCGTGTTCCGTCTTTGACATGTCCTATTATAAAATCGTGTCTCAGTTCCTTTTATCTTGACGAATCCATGGAGAAACTCTGTGATTTAATAGTTATACCTACCACCTGCGACTGGAACGCCAAACTGCCTGAAATAATAGGAGATAAAGCCAATTCCATACACATCATGGAACTGCCGCATATCAAAGAAAGTGAAAGAGGTAGAGAAAGATGGATACAAGAAGTATATGAACTAAAAAAAGTGCTGGAAGTTCACGCAGGCAGGCGGCTTAACCGCCGCCAACTTAGCTCATCCATAAAAAAATACATGAGTGCGTGGCAAGTATTGGGGCAGTTGATTGAATTAAGACGGAGAGGGGCTATTTCAGGCACATGGAGCATTATTATAGCGAATGCTTTTATGCTGGACAACGTTGAATCGTGGACGGAAAAGGTTAAACAGGTTCTCAAAAATTACAACGTGCCCAAAAAGAAAAATAATCCGGATGTATTTCTTACCGGCTCACCTGTTTTCTTTCCCAATCTAAAAATTTCGGAATTGATTGAGGAAGCGGGAATGTTCATTGCTGGAGATGAATTATGCACTTCGGAGAGAAATTTGACTGGCGCAACGATTTGTGATGATTATTCAGAGCATGGCATTCTCAAGACGCTGGCAGAGAGATACCAGCTTTCCTGTAGCTGCCCAAGTTTTGCAGACAACTACAGACGGGCAAAGAATATTCTGGATACAATGCGCATCCATAACATAAAAGGTGTAATCTATCATATTTTAAAAGGATGCCATCCATATGATATAGAAAGTTTTTATTTTGAGAAAATGATTAAAGAAAACGGGTATCACTTTATAAAAATAGAGACGGATTATTCGCACGAAGACAGACAAAATATTCTTATCAGGCTGGAAGCTTTCAGAGAAACACTCTGTTGA
- a CDS encoding ferrous iron transport protein A, with protein MNGLISLVNMRSGQNGKIVQIDGGAGMNCRLDALGLRVGKTIKKVSRQLMRGPVIVSHGNTRAAVGFGMAQKIWVEIEQP; from the coding sequence ATGAATGGACTGATTTCTTTAGTTAATATGAGGTCTGGTCAAAATGGGAAAATAGTTCAAATAGACGGTGGAGCCGGGATGAATTGCAGGCTTGATGCGCTTGGTTTAAGAGTTGGCAAAACAATTAAGAAAGTAAGCAGGCAATTAATGAGAGGACCTGTTATTGTCAGCCATGGGAATACCAGGGCTGCTGTAGGTTTTGGTATGGCTCAGAAAATATGGGTGGAGATAGAGCAACCATGA
- a CDS encoding PilZ domain-containing protein: MGSENKRRHKRFSLEKTRVELGKEVATLQDFSKRGIGIRLRNFLHIGEKVNLRIYTHKAKKPMRFKGEVRWTERTAGFGCKAGIRLLQGDSKSTEFFKKLYQRFENPVWRRVPSFLLPTIVAVLAIILVGILSAPKIGDIAHARTVSKYATEKLKCPMCVHTSYSTEYAFLDIPEEMNEERIVICPKCHKQISYYDLEVVWRKK; the protein is encoded by the coding sequence ATGGGTAGTGAAAATAAAAGAAGACATAAAAGATTTTCTCTGGAAAAGACTAGAGTAGAATTGGGTAAAGAGGTTGCTACTCTGCAGGATTTTTCCAAACGCGGTATAGGAATACGGTTGAGAAACTTTCTCCACATCGGGGAAAAGGTAAATCTTAGAATATATACTCATAAGGCAAAGAAACCTATGCGATTTAAGGGAGAGGTCAGATGGACTGAGCGAACAGCAGGTTTTGGCTGTAAAGCGGGTATTCGTCTGCTTCAGGGAGATAGCAAATCCACAGAATTCTTTAAAAAATTATATCAGCGTTTTGAAAATCCTGTATGGAGAAGAGTTCCTAGTTTTTTACTGCCAACAATAGTTGCTGTACTGGCGATAATATTGGTTGGTATTTTAAGCGCTCCAAAGATAGGGGATATAGCTCATGCAAGGACTGTCAGCAAATACGCCACAGAAAAACTAAAATGTCCAATGTGCGTTCATACATCTTACAGCACTGAATATGCATTTCTGGATATCCCTGAAGAAATGAATGAAGAGAGAATAGTAATCTGTCCAAAATGCCATAAGCAAATTTCTTATTATGATCTTGAAGTTGTCTGGCGGAAGAAATAA
- a CDS encoding 4Fe-4S binding protein has protein sequence MRVYRLRFLIQIISFFLLTYAAYLGINLKLGHFLPVFSCPYIGRFLGACYLMVLQRSQCGMEMPFHLYFSMYGLKFLKMFLGFFILAILLNKTWCGWICPFGTLQDWITWLRKKLSIRESQFSWRLRDKLKPIKYIFLVYLIVVPVLIGNASLHGDFTLPFCQICPAKPLMPLFVGDFSKFAIDLTNPVTITMTVLSMVLAGSILIGMIFKDRFFCMFCPLLALISLFDNIGFVKLKKKVDACIGCGNCQRVCPMNIRQVHLEKEKENVLTQDCMECFKCVEACPQDNALSVKFLKWKVFSSSRKYVGKLFGK, from the coding sequence ATGAGGGTTTACAGGCTGCGTTTTTTGATTCAGATCATAAGTTTTTTTCTGTTAACCTACGCTGCTTATCTCGGCATAAACCTGAAGTTAGGGCATTTTCTTCCTGTATTTTCCTGTCCTTATATAGGTAGATTCTTGGGAGCCTGCTATTTAATGGTTCTTCAGCGTTCTCAATGTGGCATGGAAATGCCTTTCCATCTCTATTTTAGCATGTATGGTCTGAAATTTTTGAAGATGTTTCTTGGGTTTTTCATACTGGCTATTCTGCTAAATAAGACTTGGTGTGGATGGATATGTCCCTTTGGTACTTTGCAGGACTGGATTACCTGGTTAAGAAAGAAACTTTCGATTAGAGAGTCGCAATTTTCATGGAGATTAAGAGATAAATTAAAACCAATTAAGTATATATTTCTTGTATATCTTATAGTTGTTCCTGTCCTTATCGGGAACGCTAGTCTTCATGGAGATTTCACACTTCCCTTTTGTCAGATATGTCCGGCTAAGCCATTAATGCCTCTGTTTGTGGGAGATTTTTCCAAGTTTGCAATTGACCTTACCAATCCAGTAACTATTACCATGACTGTATTGTCTATGGTTCTGGCAGGGAGTATTTTAATAGGAATGATTTTTAAGGATCGTTTTTTTTGTATGTTCTGTCCTCTGCTTGCTCTTATTAGCCTTTTTGACAACATTGGATTCGTTAAGCTTAAAAAGAAAGTGGATGCCTGTATTGGCTGCGGCAACTGCCAGCGGGTATGTCCTATGAATATAAGACAGGTACATTTAGAGAAAGAAAAAGAGAACGTGCTTACTCAGGACTGTATGGAGTGTTTTAAGTGTGTGGAAGCCTGTCCGCAGGATAATGCTCTCTCTGTTAAATTTTTAAAGTGGAAGGTTTTTTCTTCGTCAAGAAAATATGTCGGCAAATTGTTTGGAAAGTAA
- the cobD gene encoding threonine-phosphate decarboxylase CobD — MKPQHGGNLYRISKKHNIALDEIIDFSANINPLCFPDGLKRIMKEDFNKIRMYPDPDCNQLINAISDRYNIKKTCLVPSNGATELIYLICYLLRPKKAAIIIPAFSEYERALSNVGCNIKFMKLEEKEEFKLKAQNLKNIIKNVELLFICNPNNPTGQKISRNTLYNVLDLAKQNNVFVVIDEAFIDLVEEESLVTRAQRQQNLFVIRSLTKFLGIPGLRLGFGVASARLSAKIKNFQPTWSVNTFAQIAGSYLLADSAYIEKSKRILIKERNFLSSELKKIKSIKGFDSCTNFILFTSSIRFKVEELEELLIKDKIVVRNCGNFRGLDSSFVRVAVKKRTENKLLIKALRNIFG; from the coding sequence TTGAAACCTCAGCACGGCGGCAACTTATACCGAATTAGTAAAAAGCACAATATAGCGCTTGATGAAATAATTGACTTTAGCGCAAATATAAATCCCCTTTGCTTTCCAGATGGACTGAAGCGGATTATGAAAGAAGATTTTAATAAAATCCGCATGTATCCCGATCCTGATTGTAACCAGTTGATAAATGCGATCTCAGATAGGTATAACATCAAGAAAACATGCTTGGTCCCGTCTAATGGCGCAACAGAACTAATATACCTTATATGCTACTTGCTGCGTCCCAAAAAGGCAGCTATTATTATTCCTGCGTTTTCAGAATACGAAAGAGCCTTATCGAATGTTGGCTGTAATATCAAATTTATGAAATTAGAAGAAAAAGAAGAGTTCAAATTAAAAGCACAAAATCTGAAAAATATTATTAAAAATGTAGAACTCCTTTTTATCTGTAATCCGAACAATCCAACAGGTCAGAAAATATCCCGCAATACACTTTATAATGTGCTGGATCTTGCCAAGCAGAATAATGTCTTTGTAGTAATTGATGAGGCATTTATAGATTTGGTTGAGGAAGAGAGTTTAGTTACGAGAGCTCAAAGGCAGCAAAATCTTTTTGTTATAAGGTCATTGACAAAGTTTCTTGGGATTCCGGGATTAAGGCTTGGCTTCGGAGTGGCATCTGCTCGCCTAAGCGCAAAGATAAAAAATTTCCAGCCGACATGGTCTGTAAATACGTTTGCTCAAATTGCTGGTTCTTATTTATTAGCTGACTCAGCATATATTGAGAAAAGCAAAAGAATTTTGATTAAGGAACGAAATTTTCTGTCTTCCGAATTAAAAAAGATAAAATCCATAAAGGGATTTGACTCATGTACAAACTTTATTTTATTTACGTCTAGTATTCGTTTTAAGGTTGAAGAGTTAGAGGAACTTCTCATAAAGGACAAGATTGTTGTAAGAAATTGCGGCAATTTCAGGGGGCTGGACAGCTCGTTTGTGAGAGTGGCAGTTAAGAAAAGGACGGAGAATAAGCTCTTGATCAAGGCTCTTAGGAATATATTCGGATGA
- a CDS encoding ferrous iron transporter B, whose protein sequence is MKKILLMGNPNTGKSVVFNRLTGANVIISNYPGTTVDFTQGKMRIDEEEMMVIDVPGTYSLDAGDKAEEVAVRMLKGGDIVINVVDATNLEKSLNLTMQLIKKKKPMIIALNFWDETKHKGITIDFQKLEEMLGVPCVPICAVTGEGIKKLTERLKEAKFSKFDYEDKEKWHVIGDIIGQVQELSHHDHTFMERLGDISTIPVFGIPLALVILFFTFKIIRFIGEGLIGYVFEPVFEKLWTPLLLKLSAILGSDGIIHDILIGKLIEGKIDYGQSFGLLTTGLFVPIGAVLPYVFAFYVMLSVLEDCGYLPRLAVLVDGLMHRLGIHGLAIIPMMLGLGCNVPGILSTRILATRRERFIAVTLLSIAVPCAALQAMVVGLMGKHMVYGLGVVYGTLFVVWLVLGILMAHLVSGTSPEIFMEIPPYRRPYLTHLLKKTWIRTKWFIKEAIPFVLLGVFIVNILYTLGIIQFVGKYTAPVISGIFGLPKEAIGALLVGFLRKDVAVGMLAPLALNLKQLIIASIVLTMYFPCIATFSTLVKELGFVDMLKASAIMIAAVLIVGGMLNLIL, encoded by the coding sequence ATGAAAAAAATATTGCTTATGGGAAATCCCAACACCGGTAAGAGTGTAGTTTTCAATAGACTAACGGGTGCAAATGTTATTATCTCCAACTATCCAGGTACAACAGTTGATTTTACACAGGGTAAAATGCGGATAGATGAAGAAGAGATGATGGTAATAGATGTGCCGGGAACTTATTCCTTAGATGCTGGTGATAAAGCAGAAGAAGTTGCAGTTAGAATGCTTAAGGGGGGAGATATAGTTATTAATGTTGTTGATGCCACCAATTTGGAAAAAAGTCTTAACCTCACAATGCAATTAATAAAAAAGAAAAAACCTATGATAATAGCGCTTAACTTCTGGGATGAAACCAAGCATAAAGGGATTACCATTGATTTTCAAAAGCTGGAAGAGATGTTAGGTGTTCCCTGTGTCCCTATCTGCGCAGTTACAGGCGAGGGAATCAAAAAACTGACTGAGAGACTGAAAGAGGCAAAATTTTCTAAATTTGATTACGAAGATAAAGAAAAATGGCATGTTATAGGAGATATTATAGGTCAAGTTCAGGAATTAAGTCACCATGACCATACCTTCATGGAAAGATTAGGAGATATTTCAACGATTCCTGTCTTCGGAATTCCACTAGCCCTAGTGATATTATTCTTCACTTTCAAAATTATAAGATTTATAGGGGAAGGACTTATAGGTTATGTATTTGAACCTGTTTTTGAAAAATTATGGACACCATTATTACTGAAATTGTCTGCAATATTGGGATCTGATGGAATTATCCACGATATCTTAATTGGTAAGCTGATAGAGGGTAAAATAGATTATGGTCAGTCCTTTGGACTATTGACTACAGGTCTGTTTGTTCCAATAGGAGCAGTATTGCCTTATGTTTTTGCTTTTTATGTAATGTTGTCAGTTTTAGAAGATTGTGGCTATCTGCCCAGATTAGCTGTTCTGGTGGACGGACTGATGCACCGTTTAGGTATACATGGTCTGGCAATAATACCTATGATGCTGGGATTGGGCTGCAATGTTCCCGGCATTCTCTCCACCAGGATATTAGCTACCAGAAGAGAGCGATTTATCGCGGTGACTCTGTTATCTATTGCAGTACCATGTGCGGCTTTGCAAGCCATGGTGGTGGGACTGATGGGCAAGCACATGGTATATGGACTAGGCGTTGTTTACGGAACACTCTTTGTGGTCTGGCTGGTACTGGGAATCTTAATGGCTCACCTGGTAAGCGGAACGTCACCGGAGATATTTATGGAAATACCACCTTACCGAAGACCTTACCTAACACATCTGCTGAAAAAAACATGGATTCGCACGAAGTGGTTTATTAAAGAAGCGATCCCTTTTGTGCTTTTGGGAGTATTTATAGTAAACATACTTTATACATTGGGCATAATCCAATTCGTGGGGAAATATACTGCTCCTGTTATTTCTGGAATTTTTGGACTGCCAAAAGAGGCAATAGGAGCGCTATTAGTTGGTTTCCTGCGTAAAGATGTGGCTGTTGGAATGTTAGCGCCTTTAGCCCTTAATTTGAAGCAGCTGATAATAGCCAGTATAGTCTTGACAATGTATTTTCCATGTATAGCTACTTTCAGTACATTGGTAAAGGAGTTGGGATTTGTAGATATGCTCAAAGCATCAGCAATTATGATTGCGGCTGTATTGATAGTAGGAGGAATGCTTAATCTTATTCTTTAA
- the cbiB gene encoding adenosylcobinamide-phosphate synthase CbiB, with the protein MTIQIIFAYILDLIIGDPEWLPHPIVLIGKVIEILEKGITKVITNKKVAGIILVFLVVVGTYFFVFILIGLAARLHWIFGVIVSIYFIFVSLSVKDLSIETNRVYTSLKTHNLSLARENLARIVGRDTEGLNEREIIRASVETVAENTVDGIISPVFFAFIGGAPLSMAYKATNTLDSMVGYKNKRYIDIGWASAKLDDIANFIPARISMLLIPIASFISGKGFRDSIRVILRDRKKHASPNSGIPEAGFAGAIGVRLGGANYYEGKLVEKPCIGDAEKSLEPSDIKDSIRIMYACSALSIVFGCCIKLLIK; encoded by the coding sequence ATTACAATTCAAATAATTTTTGCATATATTCTGGATTTGATTATAGGGGATCCTGAATGGCTTCCTCATCCAATTGTCTTAATAGGCAAGGTAATAGAGATATTAGAAAAAGGTATAACAAAAGTTATAACTAATAAAAAAGTTGCTGGAATAATTCTGGTGTTTCTGGTTGTAGTTGGAACATATTTTTTTGTTTTTATATTGATAGGGCTTGCAGCGCGCTTGCATTGGATATTTGGAGTAATAGTAAGTATTTATTTTATTTTTGTCTCATTGTCAGTAAAAGACCTCTCAATTGAAACAAACAGAGTGTATACATCTCTAAAGACTCATAACTTGTCTTTAGCAAGGGAGAATCTGGCAAGGATTGTTGGAAGGGATACTGAAGGCTTAAATGAGAGAGAAATTATAAGAGCCAGTGTGGAAACTGTGGCAGAGAACACAGTAGATGGAATTATTTCCCCTGTTTTCTTTGCATTTATTGGAGGAGCGCCTTTATCTATGGCGTACAAGGCAACAAATACACTTGATTCAATGGTTGGCTACAAGAACAAGAGATATATAGATATTGGATGGGCATCAGCTAAACTGGATGATATAGCTAATTTTATACCTGCGCGAATATCAATGCTGTTAATCCCAATAGCTTCGTTTATTTCAGGAAAGGGATTCAGGGATTCTATTAGGGTAATTTTAAGGGACAGGAAGAAGCATGCAAGTCCAAACAGCGGTATTCCTGAAGCAGGATTTGCAGGAGCGATTGGAGTGAGACTTGGAGGGGCAAATTATTATGAGGGAAAACTGGTTGAAAAACCCTGTATAGGCGATGCTGAAAAGTCCTTGGAACCTTCAGATATAAAAGATTCTATAAGGATAATGTATGCATGTTCTGCATTGTCAATAGTTTTTGGGTGCTGTATAAAATTGTTAATAAAATAG